The region GCTTTGTCTATTGGGGCGATAGGCTGATGAAATAAAATTGAAGTAAACATTAACAAATGTTAAATTAATTTGTTACTTTTGCTTCTAGGTTAGAATTATAAACTTCGAAAATGCTGAAGGATTTAGAAAGCAATTTTGTATCACTGGAGAAAAAGATTCTTAGGTTAACAGCTAATTATAAGAATCTTTCAGAAAAATATGCAGAGCTTTCGGATAAATATGAAAAGCTGAGGATGAAATATGAAGATGAAAGCAGCAAAAATGAAGAATTACAGGAAGAACAGAGAAGAATAAAATTAATGTCTGCTATATCAGGTAATCCGGATCATAACCGATTGATGAAAAACCACATCAACAGGTTGGTAAAAGAAATAGATTCTTGTATAGCACAACTTCAAAACACAGGCATATAATGGATTTTAGAAGAATAACCATCAATATAGCCGGAAGAAACTATCCGTTGAACGTTCCCGCAGCTGAGGAAGAAACACTGCGTAAGGTTGGGAAACAGATAGAGGATATGATAAAGGAATTTGAAGCGAATTTCGCCGTTAATGATAAACAGGATGCTTTAGCAATGTGTGCCTTAAGACTGGGAACCAATGCAGAGATTAATAAGCTTAACGACGAAAAGAATATAAGCATTTCGAATGAGAAATTAATTCATTTGAATAATTTATTGCAAAACGAATTAGAGGAATTATAATATTCGTCTTTTAACGACTGCCTACATTAGTTCTAACACAAGCAGGTAAACTCAACGCAAACAATTTGCCGAGCGAATGTTTACTGAATGGCGTGCCGGATTTATCCGGATTACAGACAGTAAAAATCAGCTCAAATCGTGTAGATTCGGAGTTTACTCTAATCAATAGAGCTGATGTGGGCTTTTTTTATGGTGTAAAAAACAGAAACAAAAAGGAAATAAAAAAAGAAAATTAAACTATATATATGACAACCACTATCATCATTGTCGGCATTTTATGCCTCGTTATAGGAGCACTGGTTGGCTTTTTACTATCGAAAAGTTCGCTAAACTCCAAAGCCAGATTTATTATTGAAGACGCCAAAAAAAGTGCAGAAAACCTTATAGAAAAGGCAAATGTACAGGCAGAAAGTATAAAGAAGGAAAAAAATGTACAGGCTAAAGAAAAATTTCTTGAATTGAAAGCCGAACATGACAACAATATTCAGCAGCGTGAAAAGAAAATGCAGGAGGCTGAAAAAAGAACAAAGGATAAAGAAAACAAGCTTAATGATGAGCTTTCTAAAGTCGGGAAGTTAGAAAAAGATCTTACCCGTCAGAATCAGGATCTGGAAAAGAAAATTGAGCAAATGGAGATCCGCCAGCAGGAATTAGCTGCCGCTACTGCTCAGAAAGTTGAATTATTACAAAAGATTTCAGGTTATTCGGCAGATGAAGCTAAGGCTGAATTGGTAGAAGCGATGAAAGGAGAAGCTAAATCCAAAGCACAGGCTTATGTGACCAATGTAATGGATGAAGCAAAACTAAATGCTAAAAACGAAGCTCGTAAGATTGTTATTCAGACCATCCAAAGAATTGGTACAGAGCAGGCGATTGAAAACTCTGTTTCTGTATTCAACATTGAATCCGATGAAATTAAAGGTAGAATTATCGGACGTGAAGGACGTAACATCAGAGCTTTGGAAGCTGCTACAGGAGTAGAAATTATTGTAGATGATACGCCGGAAGCTATTTTGCTTTCATGCTTCGATCCGGTAAGAAGAGAAATTGCAAGATTATCTTTACACCGCCTGGTAACGGACGGACGTATTCACCCCGCAAGAATTGAAGAAGTTGTAAATAAAACAACAAAACAAATCGAGGAGGAGATTATTGAAGTAGGTAAGAGAACAATCTTAGATTTAGGAATCCATGGTCTCCACCCGGAATTAGTGAAGATTGTTGGTAGAATGAAGTATCGTTCTTCATACGGACAAAACTTATTACAGCACTCCAGAGAAGTAGCAAATATTGCTGCTACAATGGCTGCAGAACTAGGACTAAATGTTAAGCTGGCTAAGAGAGCAGGTTTATTACACGATATAGGTAAAGTTCCGGAGCAGGAATCAGAACTTCCACACGCACTTTTAGGAATGCAGTGGGCAGAGAAGTTTGGTGAAAATCCAGAAGTTATTAATGCGATCGGAGCTCACCACGATGAAATCGAGATGACTTCTCTGTTATCTCCGATTATTCAGGTAGCCGATGCTATTTCAGGAGCAAGACCTGGTGCAAGAAGACAGGTATTGGAATCTTATATGCAGAGACTTAAGGACCTTGAAGCTGCAGCATTAAGCTTCGACGGAGTATCCAGTGCATTTGCAATTCAGGCAGGTAGAGAGCTTCGTGTAATGGTAGAAAGCGGTAAAGTAAATGACGATGTAGCTGCACAGCTTTCCTATGATATCTCTGAGAAAATTCAGAATGAGTTAACTTATCCGGGACAGGTAAAAGTAACGGTAATCCGTGAAACAAGAGCTGTAAATATCGCAAGATAAGAGACTGAGTCTATTCTAAAATAATAAATATAAAGCACCGTTATTGCGGTGCTTTTTTGCGTTTAAATAACTATATTCGCTAAAAAGAGTATATATGACCAGAATCTGTTTTACAGCTGATCGTTTTGATATTAACGGAAATTCCATTGCTCTTCCGCTGCCTATAAATGAACTGGAAAGTATTCTGGGTGAAGCCTGCGTTTTTACCGGAGAGTATAACACTGTTTATACCTGGCCAGAATTGGGTATAAAAGCATATTCTAAGGAAAGGAAATTGGTAGAGACTGTTGATGTGGTTTTTGAAGCTGAAGATTATGAACATTCACCGGGAAAAGTTTTTACAGGAGAACTCTTACTAAATGGGACGGACATAAAAGAGTATTATATCAATAATAAGGATAAGCGCGTAAAATTATGGGATGATGATCCAAACGGAGCATTTGTTTTTAATAACCATAGTTTGTGGCTGGATATAGAAGACGGAGTATTTAATACCGTTTCTATAGAAGCCTATACAAAAGGAGAGGCAAAGACTTTGGAATCATTACCATTGGATGCGGGATTCGAAGATTTAGCTGTAATATGGAATAAGTGGATTGCTGCCATCAAAGAATATGTAGATGAAGACAATGCTTATTATAATCTTACCCATGGTATTACAGCCGGACAAATGCATGAAACAGAAGTACAATTGGAGGTACCGTTACCCGGGGTTCTGTTGAATTTCTATAAAGTACATAATGTAAGATGGAATGCAGTAACTTCAGCTTTTAGCTTTAGTGTAAACGGTTGGAGCTATGACTTGCTGCCGTTTGAAAAGATTATAGATGAATGGGAAGAAATACAGGATTTGAATGATGATGAAGTATTAGGTGCGGAAATGAAGGAAGGATATTCCGATAACGTGAAAGCCGTTAATTATGCAAATTCAAAATGGATTCCTTTTGCGGAGGGGCGAAATGGTGATTACCTGCTAATCGATACAGATCCAAGTGAGAAAGGAACTTTCGGACAGATTATCGAATTGCAGAATGAAGGTTGGACAAGAAGTGTAGTAGCTTCTTCACTGGAAGAGTTGATAACACAGGAAATAGAGATTATTAAAAGCGAAGGTAATAACAGGTTCGGATTTATTCAGGAAAATGGTAAGTTTTAATTTTCAGATATAAATATATAATCGGTATAAAATACAAATAAAGATGAAATACAAGAGCTATTATTTAATGTTATTGGGCTTATTGCTTCCTTTGGCTTTTAGCGGCCAACAAAAGGACTTAACAAAAGCTCCGTTTGAGTGTGATCTACTGAAAGCTTATGCAGAGCCTATAAAGGGACTTAAATTTGAAAGATGTGAAGAACCTAAGGAACTTTCTCAGCTTATGAAAACTGCTTACTACAGTGTAGCAGGTAAAGACCATGCAAGGATTGAAAAACTTTTGCGGGAAAAATACAAAATGCCAAAACTAGTGCCTTTTATGGGACATTATGAAACTGAGCACGGAGGCAGTGGTGTCATAAGAAAACAAGAAGGTGAGAACGGATCTCTATATGAACTTGATGTGAAAATGTCGGGTAAGATGAAGTCTGGAGCGGATCCAAAAACCGGTCGGTATACTGTAGACAGTAACAGTAATTTAGCGGAGTATACAGTTACCGTTTCTATATGGGAATTATAAGTGCTGTAGGGGAGATTGATCATTGGAAAATTATTGTGAAAATAATCTGCTCTTGTTAATGTAGCTACAAAAGGATTATGGATCTGGTATAAAAAACCATGTAAAGGTTCCGAGCCTTGACATTATGTTTAT is a window of Elizabethkingia anophelis R26 DNA encoding:
- a CDS encoding cell division protein ZapA; the protein is MDFRRITINIAGRNYPLNVPAAEEETLRKVGKQIEDMIKEFEANFAVNDKQDALAMCALRLGTNAEINKLNDEKNISISNEKLIHLNNLLQNELEEL
- the rny gene encoding ribonuclease Y → MTTTIIIVGILCLVIGALVGFLLSKSSLNSKARFIIEDAKKSAENLIEKANVQAESIKKEKNVQAKEKFLELKAEHDNNIQQREKKMQEAEKRTKDKENKLNDELSKVGKLEKDLTRQNQDLEKKIEQMEIRQQELAAATAQKVELLQKISGYSADEAKAELVEAMKGEAKSKAQAYVTNVMDEAKLNAKNEARKIVIQTIQRIGTEQAIENSVSVFNIESDEIKGRIIGREGRNIRALEAATGVEIIVDDTPEAILLSCFDPVRREIARLSLHRLVTDGRIHPARIEEVVNKTTKQIEEEIIEVGKRTILDLGIHGLHPELVKIVGRMKYRSSYGQNLLQHSREVANIAATMAAELGLNVKLAKRAGLLHDIGKVPEQESELPHALLGMQWAEKFGENPEVINAIGAHHDEIEMTSLLSPIIQVADAISGARPGARRQVLESYMQRLKDLEAAALSFDGVSSAFAIQAGRELRVMVESGKVNDDVAAQLSYDISEKIQNELTYPGQVKVTVIRETRAVNIAR
- a CDS encoding SMI1/KNR4 family protein, encoding MTRICFTADRFDINGNSIALPLPINELESILGEACVFTGEYNTVYTWPELGIKAYSKERKLVETVDVVFEAEDYEHSPGKVFTGELLLNGTDIKEYYINNKDKRVKLWDDDPNGAFVFNNHSLWLDIEDGVFNTVSIEAYTKGEAKTLESLPLDAGFEDLAVIWNKWIAAIKEYVDEDNAYYNLTHGITAGQMHETEVQLEVPLPGVLLNFYKVHNVRWNAVTSAFSFSVNGWSYDLLPFEKIIDEWEEIQDLNDDEVLGAEMKEGYSDNVKAVNYANSKWIPFAEGRNGDYLLIDTDPSEKGTFGQIIELQNEGWTRSVVASSLEELITQEIEIIKSEGNNRFGFIQENGKF